One region of Triticum aestivum cultivar Chinese Spring chromosome 6B, IWGSC CS RefSeq v2.1, whole genome shotgun sequence genomic DNA includes:
- the LOC123134297 gene encoding uncharacterized protein, which produces MVVGFRRTISFPAPKSAPAAAAGSNGKSAAGYRVRSASLPCRFHPLVLQLDEDVAALRDLAGGLASAASARSIAEAAEQLGRVLVSLSELLHHPQAQEPLRRLGRSPFAERLLDDFLRLADAHGSFRDVLVALTALQAEARAALRREDPARLASAARGLRRSGRDLPRIASSARAVAGKAPPPAPAGLPSDAAALAAAIVDAAAAVASASAAVFSGVSALSIAAAMARVDVVSAPCWMPSPARFASSSAAPRTGHHIVTTKPSSMRIWWVADLMRWMSRAKRRSASKQHADDGSSAKQPQPDAALVDLDPEEEDRKAAFERMDNLGRCIADVENSGENVFRALVNTRVSLLNILSPSF; this is translated from the coding sequence ATGGTGGTCGGTTTCCGCCGCACGATCTCGTTCCCCGCGCCCAAGtccgcgccggcggcggcggcggggtcgaatGGGAAGTCCGCGGCCGGCTACCGCGTCCGCTCGGCGAGCCTGCCATGCCGTTTCCACCCTCTGGTGCTCCAGCTCGACGAAGACGTGGCGGCGCTGCGCGATCTGGCGGGGGGTCTGGCGTCGGCCGCGTCGGCGCGCTCGATCGCGGAGGCCGCGGAGCAGCTGGGGCGGGTGCTGGTGTCGCTCTCCGAGCTGCTCCACCACCCGCAGGCCCAGGAGCCGCTGCGGCGGCTCGGCCGGTCGCCGTTCGCGGAGCGGCTGCTGGACGACTTCCTCCGCCTGGCCGACGCGCACGGCAGCTTCCGCGACGTGCTGGTCGCGCTCACCGCGCTCCAGGCCGAGGCGCGCGCGGCGCTGCGGCGCGAGGACCCGGCGCGCCTGGCGTCCGCCGCGCGCGGGCTTCGTCGGTCCGGCCGCGACCTCCCGCGGATCGCCTCCTCCGCCCGCGCCGTAGCCGGTAAGGCGCCGCCTCCTGCGCCCGCGGGCCTCCCGTCGGACGCGGCCGCTCTTGCCGCCGCCATCGTCGACGCGGCGGCGGCCGTCGCGTCTGCCTCGGCCGCGGTCTTCTCCGGCGTGTCCGCCCTGTCCATTGCCGCTGCCATGGCCCGCGTCGACGTCGTCAGCGCACCGTGCTGGATGCCCTCTCCGGCAAGGTTCGCCTCCTCGTCGGCCGCGCCGAGAACCGGCCACCACATCGTCACCACCAAGCCCTCTTCCATGCGCATATGGTGGGTCGCCGACCTGATGCGCTGGATGTCGCGTGCGAAGCGCCGGTCGGCGAGCAAGCAGCACGCCGACGACGGCTCCTCCGCCAAGCAGCCCCAGCCTGACGCGGCCCTGGTCGACCTAGacccggaggaggaggaccggAAGGCGGCGTTTGAGCGCATGGACAACCTCGGGCGGTGCATTGCGGACGTGGAGAACAGCGGCGAGAACGTCTTTCGCGCTCTCGTCAACACCAGAGTCTCCCTGCTCAACATTCTCAGCCCAAGCTTCTGA